In Tenuifilum sp. 4138str, a single window of DNA contains:
- a CDS encoding SOS response-associated peptidase yields MCFTLSVQVEKHRLEKAMNARFREDFRFEPFYFVSAFDFPVIPVVASDNPEYFTPMNWGLIPNWVKTPIEAQSIKGKTLNARFESIIEKPSFRYSTKSNRCIVPATGFFEWQHIHGKKIPWFIGLNNNEIMHLAGIYSTWTNTETGEMVDTFSIITLPANPLLEKIHNTKKRMPAILKPENAEKWLDKDLKTSLYSDIIKPVEQEYLKAYTVSPIVSNPKANRNVPEVLEPYSYPEQQSLF; encoded by the coding sequence ATGTGTTTCACGCTTAGCGTACAAGTTGAAAAGCATAGACTTGAGAAAGCCATGAATGCTCGGTTCAGAGAGGATTTTCGCTTTGAACCCTTCTACTTTGTATCAGCTTTTGATTTTCCTGTTATTCCTGTGGTTGCATCGGATAATCCAGAATATTTTACACCAATGAACTGGGGCCTAATACCCAACTGGGTAAAAACCCCTATTGAAGCTCAATCCATTAAAGGGAAAACGCTGAATGCACGATTCGAAAGCATTATTGAAAAACCATCGTTCCGATACTCTACAAAAAGCAACAGATGCATAGTACCTGCTACCGGTTTTTTTGAATGGCAGCATATACATGGAAAAAAAATACCTTGGTTTATTGGCTTAAATAATAATGAAATAATGCATTTAGCAGGAATTTACAGCACATGGACTAATACTGAAACAGGTGAAATGGTTGACACCTTTAGCATTATCACTTTACCGGCAAACCCATTACTCGAAAAAATTCATAATACCAAGAAACGAATGCCAGCCATACTAAAGCCCGAAAATGCAGAAAAATGGTTGGATAAGGATTTAAAAACCTCCCTTTACTCTGATATAATTAAACCCGTAGAACAGGAATACTTAAAGGCGTATACAGTTTCACCTATTGTTTCGAATCCTAAGGCTAACAGGAATGTTCCGGAAGTTTTGGAACCCTACTCATACCCTGAGCAACAATCGCTTTTTTGA